The bacterium DNA window TCATGGTCGGGTTAACCAAAAAAAAGGGGTTGCATTGCGCAACCCCTTTCAAAAACAAATATTTAATCTACTTAGCTAAAAGCCGCTTTTACATACTCCTTACGCATAATAGCGATATGGGTAATCGATATCTCTTTGGGGCACGCGGCTTCGCATTCGCCGTGATTGGAACAGTCGCCGAATCCAAGATCATCCATTTTTCCGACCATATTCAGCACGCGTTGTTTTCTTTCTGCCTTACCCTGCGGAAGATAGGAGAATTGGGCGATCTTTGCAGCAACAAACAGAGAGGCCGATCCATTAGGGCAGGCGGCAACGCAAGCGCCGCATCCGATACATGCCGCGGCGTCCATCGCTTTTTCAGCCATATCTTTCGGCACGAGCAGGCTATTGGCATCTGCCGCCGATCCGACGCGGCAGGACGTGTAGCCGCCCGCAGATATGATCTGATCAAAAGCTGTGCGGTCCACGACAAGATCTTTGATTACAGGAAACGCTTTCGAACGCCATGGTTCGATCGTGATGGTGTCGCCGTCGTTGAATTTCCTCATATGAAGCTGGCAGGAGGCGGTACTGGATTCCTGGCCATGGGCGACGCCGTTGATGACCAGACTGCACATACCGCAAATACCTTCGCGGCAATCGTTATCAAATTCCACCGGATCTTCGCCTGTTTTGATCAACTGTTCATTGAGCACATCCAGCATTTCCAGAAAAGACATGTGCGTTGAAACATCCGTCAGTGTATAGTCTGCCAATTTTCCCTTGGTGTTCCCGTTTTTCTGTCGCCAGACTTTTAGTTTCAGAGTTAGTTTACTATTCGTATCCATATTTCCTCGCGTTTTTTACCGCAAAAGCGCCATGAATCAACATTGCGGTGAAAATTATTATTTATAACTGCGTTGACTTAAATGAACGTTTTCGAATTTCAGTGGTTCTTTATTGAGAATCGGTTTCTTGTCTTTACCTGTATATTCCCAGGCTGCTACGTAAGCGAATTTTTTGTCATCACGCTTCGCCTCGCCTTCCGGCGTTTGAAACTCCTCACGGAAATGACCGCCGCAGGACTCATTACGAAGCAGCGCGTCGCGCGCCATCAATTCGCCTAATTCCAGAAAATCTGCAACACGCCCGGCAAATTCCAGGTTCTTGTTAAGAGTATCGCCATCACGCGGGATCATAACATTCTGCCAGAATTCATCACGAAGTTTCGGAATTTCCTTCAACGCATATTTCAATCCTTTTTCATTTCGTGCCATACCCACATGATCCCACATGATCTTTCCCAATTCGCGGTGAAATTCTGTGACTGTTTTTTTCCCATTGATAGAAAGTAGTTTTGTGATCTGCGATTTGGCCTCTTGAGTTGCTGCTGTGAATTCTTTTTGATCCTCAGTGATTTTTTTAAAAGTATTTTTCGCAAGATAATCGGCTAAAGTGTAAGGGATAACAAAATAACCGTCGGCAAGACCCTGCATCAGAGCGCTGGCGCCGAGGCGATTGGCCCCGTGGTCGGAAAAATTAGCTTCGCCGAGAACGAACAAGCCCGGGATAGTGCTCATTAAATTGTAATCGACCCACAATCCGCCCATCGTATAATGCACCGCCGGATAGATGCGCATAGGGGTTTGGTAGGGATTATCACCGGTGATACGCTCGTACATATCAAAAAGGTTTCCGTATTTTTCTTTGATATCCGCTTCGCCCAGACGTTGGATCGAGTCGGAAAAATCGAGATACACGGCGAGGCCGGTCTCTCCCACGCCGCGTCCTTCGTCACAAACGGCTTTTGCGTTACGTGAGGCCACGTCGCGCGGAACGAGATTGCCAAAACTAGGATACTTGCGTTCCAGATAATAATCGCGGTCATCTTCCGGAATCTGGTCCGGGGCGCGTTTATCGCCTTTGTTTTTAGGAACCCACACGCGGCCGTCGTTACGCAAACTTTCACTCATGAGAGTTAATTTGCCCTGATAGTCTCCGCTTTGAGGAATACAAGTCGGGTGGATCTGAGTGTAACACGGATTTCCAAAAGTGGCGCCTTTTTTATAGCAGCGCCAGGCGGCGGTTGCATTAGAGTTTTTGGCGTTGGTAGACAGATAAAACACATTGCCATATCCGCCGGTACAGAGCAGTACCGCATCGCCTGAATACGACTCAATCTCTCCGTTAATAAGATTCCGGACAATGATGCCGCGGGCTTTGCCGTCTACGACCACAAGGTCGAGCATTTCCCTGCGGGCATACATCATCACACGTCCTTCGTCGACCTGGCGCATCATAGAACCGTACGCGCCAAGCAGAAGTTGCTGCCCGGTCTGTCCGCGGGCGTAAAACGTGCGCGACACCTGCGCGCCGCCGAAGGAACGGTTGTCCAGTTGGCCGCCGTACTCACGGGCAAAAGGAACGCCTTGGGCTACGCATTGATCGATGATATTGACGCTCAGTTCCGCAAGGCGGTGAACGTTGGCCTCGCGCGCCCGATAATCGCCGCCTTTGATCGTATCATAAAATAAACGCCAAACGCTGTCGCCGTCATTAGAATAATTCTTAGCGGCATTGATTCCGCCTTGAGCGGCAATACTGTGCGCGCGGCGGGGTGAGTCCTGAATGCAGAACGATTTGACATTATAACCCAATTCGCCTAAGGTAGCAGCTGCGGAGCCGCCGGCCAAACCTGTTCCAACTACCAAAATAGTATATTTACGGCGGTTGGCGGGATTGACCAATTTCATATCAAATTTATGTTTGTCCCATTTTTCGGCTAGAGGGCCGTCGGGAATTTTCGAATCCAGTTTCATTTATATTCTCCTCAGATTTTTTACCCGTGAATTTTTCCCACGGAACACACGAAATACACAAAAAGATTAAAGAACGATTCGTTCATATTCTAATTTGGGATAATGACCAAAATTTATTAATAAGCCAAGCTTGAAGCCGGAGGCGTTCAAATAATTTAACATTTGTGCCCGATTTTCATCTGCAATTTTAGAAACCGCTTTAAGTTCTACAATTATCTTATCGTAGCAAATGAAATCAGGTTTATAAGTTTGTTTCAAAATTTTACTTTTGTAACTGAGCTTGAGATCTTTCTGTGACTCGAATGGGATTTCTTGAATTCCAAATTCAATTTCCAGACACTCTTGGTATACTGCTTCTAAAAAACCACAGCCTTTATCTTTATATACATTGAAACTCGCACCTAGTATTGCATAGCTTTCATTTCGATAAATTAATTTTTCGGACATTATTCATTCGTGTTATTCCGTGCATTCCGTGGGAAAAGCTTATTTAATTAATCCAAAATAAATACATAACGGCATTGACAAGAAACCAATTGCAAGAAGGAACGAGAGAAAAATCCCGAGTCCGTATACGATCGCTTTCATTCGGGGATTGGTCAAACCGAGCGACTGGAATGCGCTCCAAAACCCGTGACGAAGATGGAAGCCCAAGAGTATCATCACGATGACATAACCAAACGTGTACGATGGGCGTTGGAAGACTTCGATGACCAACCGGTACAGATCCCGCACCGCTACGCCATCTATTACCGTCAGATAGTGCGGCCCGTACTTAAATGTGATCAGATGTAGAACCGTGAATACCAGCATGATCAATCCTGTCCATATCATGGTTACGGAAGATACGGTTTTTTGTGTGTTGCCGCTCGCGTCGCCCGATTTCATGTATGGTTCCGGTCGCGCTTCCCGTTTCTTCAGGTAAATTGAGATACCGATGATGGCGTGAATGACAAACACACTGACCAATCCGATTTCGATAACATAAAGGAGCAGACCCAGGCTTTCCAGTTTTTTGGTATATGAGTTAAACGCCACGGAACCGATAAAAAGACTCATGTTACCGGCCATATGACCGATCACAAAAAGGGTTAGCAGAATGCCGGTAAGGCCGGTCAATATTTTTTTACCAACCGATGACCATAAGATAGATGAAAAAGGAAGCATAAACGAAGCTCCGAAGTTTTATTAGCTGTTTCATGGGTGTTTTATTCGAAAGAATTATGATATGCATGAGTGTGTGCGGCGAATAGGTGGCTGATTCGTCTCCTGTAGGCTTATTTTCTGGTTAAGATTATACCTTTTTTGGAAAAAAAAAGCAAGAACTTTATCGGCTTGCCCATGAAACGCAAAAAATATCTGACACGAGGCGAGTATCCGGACTTGCCTAAGTCTAAAAACGTCTATATTCATGATGTTATATATTATGCGAATTCTAGTTCAAAAATTCTCATAAGAAATCCGTTTTTTGGTGCTGTAAATTGTTCAAAAATTGTTCAAATTAATATTATGTTAATAACTTTTTTTTATTGTCTGTACTAACTGTTTTTATTACATTAGTAATGTTGATAACTTGTGGATTATGTGAATTCATAAAAATTTCTTGCGTTTGAAAACAAGGTGCTTTATAATGTTTATACCCCTGTTAGAATTGTCTTTCCTAGAGAGAAGGCATTTCAAAAAAATATTAACTGTCTGTTACATTTGATGGCAGTCATGTTCGCAGTACTTTCAAATGGTCTTATTTTCTTTTTTTGAAAAAAGTACTTCAGAAACAAGGGATTTATTTTCTTTCAAAAGTCTTTTCGGTTCGCAACTATAGATTTTTTTTAAAACATTTTTAAAAATAACTCAAAACCCATAAGGATTTTTCATCATGGCCGTTCAAAACCCTGAAATCCAAGTGAAGGATGTGAAAAAGTCATTTCCAAGCAAGGCCGGAAAAAACGAGATCAATGGCATTTCATACGAAGGCGCCAAAGGATTGCGTTTTAAACGATACTTTACGCAAGAAGGCGTTCACCCCTTCGACGCGATCGAATTTGAAAAGCGCACGAGTATGATTACCGAACCTGACGGTTCGATCGTTTTTGAAATGAAAGATCTGGAAATCCCAAAAAGTTGGTCTCAATTAGCGACGGATATTGCCGCATCCAAATA harbors:
- a CDS encoding fumarate reductase/succinate dehydrogenase flavoprotein subunit, encoding MKLDSKIPDGPLAEKWDKHKFDMKLVNPANRRKYTILVVGTGLAGGSAAATLGELGYNVKSFCIQDSPRRAHSIAAQGGINAAKNYSNDGDSVWRLFYDTIKGGDYRAREANVHRLAELSVNIIDQCVAQGVPFAREYGGQLDNRSFGGAQVSRTFYARGQTGQQLLLGAYGSMMRQVDEGRVMMYARREMLDLVVVDGKARGIIVRNLINGEIESYSGDAVLLCTGGYGNVFYLSTNAKNSNATAAWRCYKKGATFGNPCYTQIHPTCIPQSGDYQGKLTLMSESLRNDGRVWVPKNKGDKRAPDQIPEDDRDYYLERKYPSFGNLVPRDVASRNAKAVCDEGRGVGETGLAVYLDFSDSIQRLGEADIKEKYGNLFDMYERITGDNPYQTPMRIYPAVHYTMGGLWVDYNLMSTIPGLFVLGEANFSDHGANRLGASALMQGLADGYFVIPYTLADYLAKNTFKKITEDQKEFTAATQEAKSQITKLLSINGKKTVTEFHRELGKIMWDHVGMARNEKGLKYALKEIPKLRDEFWQNVMIPRDGDTLNKNLEFAGRVADFLELGELMARDALLRNESCGGHFREEFQTPEGEAKRDDKKFAYVAAWEYTGKDKKPILNKEPLKFENVHLSQRSYK
- a CDS encoding succinate dehydrogenase cytochrome b subunit, giving the protein MLPFSSILWSSVGKKILTGLTGILLTLFVIGHMAGNMSLFIGSVAFNSYTKKLESLGLLLYVIEIGLVSVFVIHAIIGISIYLKKREARPEPYMKSGDASGNTQKTVSSVTMIWTGLIMLVFTVLHLITFKYGPHYLTVIDGVAVRDLYRLVIEVFQRPSYTFGYVIVMILLGFHLRHGFWSAFQSLGLTNPRMKAIVYGLGIFLSFLLAIGFLSMPLCIYFGLIK
- a CDS encoding succinate dehydrogenase/fumarate reductase iron-sulfur subunit, with product MDTNSKLTLKLKVWRQKNGNTKGKLADYTLTDVSTHMSFLEMLDVLNEQLIKTGEDPVEFDNDCREGICGMCSLVINGVAHGQESSTASCQLHMRKFNDGDTITIEPWRSKAFPVIKDLVVDRTAFDQIISAGGYTSCRVGSAADANSLLVPKDMAEKAMDAAACIGCGACVAACPNGSASLFVAAKIAQFSYLPQGKAERKQRVLNMVGKMDDLGFGDCSNHGECEAACPKEISITHIAIMRKEYVKAAFS
- a CDS encoding GxxExxY protein, producing MSEKLIYRNESYAILGASFNVYKDKGCGFLEAVYQECLEIEFGIQEIPFESQKDLKLSYKSKILKQTYKPDFICYDKIIVELKAVSKIADENRAQMLNYLNASGFKLGLLINFGHYPKLEYERIVL